In Natrinema amylolyticum, the following are encoded in one genomic region:
- a CDS encoding DUF7532 family protein yields MHFDQRTQRALRDVGLETEDLRAASEAVVEAVAEDAAALEAFFDEHDTVYSDMEMAHSSSAYPEHDVEYADLTTHADEMRGWLRFETWGIYVEDGRILDEGYVELSLGPTINDRVRFAADRETLR; encoded by the coding sequence ATGCACTTCGATCAGCGAACCCAGCGGGCGCTTCGCGACGTCGGCCTCGAGACCGAGGACCTCCGGGCTGCCTCGGAGGCGGTCGTCGAGGCCGTCGCCGAGGACGCGGCGGCGCTCGAGGCCTTCTTCGACGAGCACGACACTGTCTACTCCGACATGGAGATGGCTCACTCGAGCTCGGCGTATCCCGAGCACGACGTCGAGTACGCCGATCTCACGACCCACGCCGACGAGATGCGGGGCTGGCTCCGATTCGAGACGTGGGGCATCTACGTCGAGGACGGGCGGATCCTGGACGAGGGGTACGTCGAACTCTCTCTCGGGCCGACGATTAACGACCGCGTTCGGTTCGCGGCCGACCGCGAGACGCTGCGGTGA